In a single window of the Arachis hypogaea cultivar Tifrunner chromosome 6, arahy.Tifrunner.gnm2.J5K5, whole genome shotgun sequence genome:
- the LOC112696034 gene encoding putative disease resistance protein RGA1 isoform X3, producing MAESFIFSIAESLTVKLASRAYEEASRVVGVYDDLQELKNSLSYVKAVLLDAEQKQEQSHELQEWLKQIKLIFYDAENVLDQVDCQTLRKQVIRDYGTPKDKVGRFFSSSNPLVFRYKLAHQIKEIKKRLDKVAADRDKFGLQVIDVDRRVVHKREMTYSHVVESDVIGRAHDKKKIIKLLMEPILDNNAGYKHISVIPIVGFGGLGKTTLAKLVFNDKRVTKSFPLKRWVSVSDDFNIKSLILKIINPLSDFASSTGQQNLRDLEIEQLQHRLRNVLEGQKFLLVLDDVWNEDRVKWVELQHLISVGAQGSKVIVTTRSQSIASMMGTVANPYHLKGLSPKDSLRLFVRWAFKEGEEGKYPDLIEIGREILKKCKGVPLAVRTLGSSLFSKHDIQEWESLRDKEIWNLPQKEDDILPALKLSYDEMPSHLRQCFALLSLYPKNHHFNSFGVASLWGAAGLLPLQSKDKTMVDVAHQYLRDFMARSFLHDVSDCGTFYFFGIHDLVHDLAVYVAKDVCQLVNSNTQDISENVLHLSFVENGLPYSSIKTSLQGVRSILFPVNNQGASEAFLDAWVLNCKYLRYLDLSDSTCETLPESIAPKFASLGS from the exons ATGGCTGAATCATTCATCTTCAGCATCGCTGAATCACTCACTGTCAAGCTTGCTTCTCGTGCATATGAAGAAGCGTCTCGGGTGGTTGGTGTCTATGATGACCTTCAAGAGTTGAAAAACAGTCTCTCTTATGTCAAAGCTGTGCTGTTGGATGCTGAGCAGAAGCAGGAGCAGAGCCACGAGCTGCAGGAGTGGCTGAAGCAGATCAAACTCATCTTCTATGATGCTGAGAACGTGCTTGATCAAGTTGACTGCCAAACACTGCGCAAGCAAGTCATCAGAGACTATGGCACTCCCAAGGATAAGGTAGGCCGCTTCTTCTCAAGTTCTAATCCGCTTGTGTTTCGTTATAAGCTTGCTCATCAGATCAAAGAGATTAAGAAGAGATTAGACAAAGTTGCAGCTGATAGGGATAAGTTTGGGCTTCAAGTAATTGATGTTGATAGGCGAGTTGTGCATAAGAGGGAGATGACTTACTCCCATGTTGTTGAGTCTGATGTCATAGGACGTGCTCATGATAAAAAAAAGATCATAAAGCTCTTGATGGAACCGATTCTTGACAACAATGCTGGCTATAAACATATCTCTGTGATTCCCATTGTAGGATTTGGAGGTTTGGGAAAGACCACTCTTGCTAAGCTTGTCTTCAATGATAAGAGGGTAACAAAGTCTTTCCCATTGAAAAGGTGGGTGAGTGTTTCTgatgattttaatattaaatcaTTGATTCTCAAAATCATCAATCCTCTCAGTGATTTTGCTTCTTCTACTGGGCAACAAAACTTAAGAGACTTAGAGATTGAGCAATTGCAACATCGTCTAAGAAACGTGCTTGAGGGTCAAAAGTTCCTGCTGGTCTTGGATGACGTATGGAATGAAGATCGTGTTAAATGGGTTGAGCTGCAACATCTCATTTCAGTGGGTGCTCAAGGAAGCAAAGTTATAGTCACAACACGTAGCCAGTCCATCGCTTCCATGATGGGTACCGTTGCCAACCCTTATCATTTAAAAGGTCTTTCTCCCAAGGATTCATTGCGTTTGTTTGTTAGATGGGCTTttaaagaaggagaagagggaaaGTATCCGGATTTGATAGAGATTGGAAGAGAAATCTTAAAAAAGTGCAAAGGAGTTCCTTTAGCGGTAAGAACATTGGGAAGTTCACTATTTTCCAAACACGATATACAAGAGTGGGAATCACTGAGAGATAAGGAGATTTGGAATTTGCCGCAAAAAGAGGATGATATCTTACCCGCCTTAAAGTTAAGCTATGATGAAATGCCATCCCATTTGAGGCAATGTTTTGCTTTGCTCTCCCTTTACCCAAAGAATCATCACTTTAATTCTTTTGGCGTTGCTTCACTTTGGGGAGCAGCAGGTTTGCTTCCATTGCAAAGCAAAGATAAAACAATGGTAGACGTTGCACACCAATATTTGAGAGACTTCATGGCAAGATCTTTTCTTCATGACGTTTCTGATTGTGGcaccttttatttttttggaatacATGATTTAGTGCATGATCTTGCAGTATATGTTGCAAAAGATGTGTGTCAATTGGTTAATTCAAACACTCAGGACATATCAGAAAATGTCCTGCATTTGTCTTTTGTTGAGAATGGTTTGCCTTACAGTTCCATCAAGACAAGCTTACAAGGTGTGAGAAGCATTCTGTTTCCAGTTAACAATCAGGGAGCCAGTGAAGCTTTCTTGGATGCATGGGTGTTAAACTGCAAATACCTGCGATATTTGGATTTAAGTGATTCTACATGTGAGACTTTGCCTGAGTCAATTG CTCCAAAATTTGCAAGTCTTGGATCTTGA
- the LOC112696034 gene encoding putative disease resistance protein RGA1 isoform X2, whose translation MAESFIFSIAESLTVKLASRAYEEASRVVGVYDDLQELKNSLSYVKAVLLDAEQKQEQSHELQEWLKQIKLIFYDAENVLDQVDCQTLRKQVIRDYGTPKDKVGRFFSSSNPLVFRYKLAHQIKEIKKRLDKVAADRDKFGLQVIDVDRRVVHKREMTYSHVVESDVIGRAHDKKKIIKLLMEPILDNNAGYKHISVIPIVGFGGLGKTTLAKLVFNDKRVTKSFPLKRWVSVSDDFNIKSLILKIINPLSDFASSTGQQNLRDLEIEQLQHRLRNVLEGQKFLLVLDDVWNEDRVKWVELQHLISVGAQGSKVIVTTRSQSIASMMGTVANPYHLKGLSPKDSLRLFVRWAFKEGEEGKYPDLIEIGREILKKCKGVPLAVRTLGSSLFSKHDIQEWESLRDKEIWNLPQKEDDILPALKLSYDEMPSHLRQCFALLSLYPKNHHFNSFGVASLWGAAGLLPLQSKDKTMVDVAHQYLRDFMARSFLHDVSDCGTFYFFGIHDLVHDLAVYVAKDVCQLVNSNTQDISENVLHLSFVENGLPYSSIKTSLQGVRSILFPVNNQGASEAFLDAWVLNCKYLRYLDLSDSTCETLPESIGCYELEVLPEWLSNLSSLKFLFMAGCPKLKSLPSDIHRLTSLQVLRIINCTKLYGKYEPQVGECWPMISHIKHTDIRK comes from the exons ATGGCTGAATCATTCATCTTCAGCATCGCTGAATCACTCACTGTCAAGCTTGCTTCTCGTGCATATGAAGAAGCGTCTCGGGTGGTTGGTGTCTATGATGACCTTCAAGAGTTGAAAAACAGTCTCTCTTATGTCAAAGCTGTGCTGTTGGATGCTGAGCAGAAGCAGGAGCAGAGCCACGAGCTGCAGGAGTGGCTGAAGCAGATCAAACTCATCTTCTATGATGCTGAGAACGTGCTTGATCAAGTTGACTGCCAAACACTGCGCAAGCAAGTCATCAGAGACTATGGCACTCCCAAGGATAAGGTAGGCCGCTTCTTCTCAAGTTCTAATCCGCTTGTGTTTCGTTATAAGCTTGCTCATCAGATCAAAGAGATTAAGAAGAGATTAGACAAAGTTGCAGCTGATAGGGATAAGTTTGGGCTTCAAGTAATTGATGTTGATAGGCGAGTTGTGCATAAGAGGGAGATGACTTACTCCCATGTTGTTGAGTCTGATGTCATAGGACGTGCTCATGATAAAAAAAAGATCATAAAGCTCTTGATGGAACCGATTCTTGACAACAATGCTGGCTATAAACATATCTCTGTGATTCCCATTGTAGGATTTGGAGGTTTGGGAAAGACCACTCTTGCTAAGCTTGTCTTCAATGATAAGAGGGTAACAAAGTCTTTCCCATTGAAAAGGTGGGTGAGTGTTTCTgatgattttaatattaaatcaTTGATTCTCAAAATCATCAATCCTCTCAGTGATTTTGCTTCTTCTACTGGGCAACAAAACTTAAGAGACTTAGAGATTGAGCAATTGCAACATCGTCTAAGAAACGTGCTTGAGGGTCAAAAGTTCCTGCTGGTCTTGGATGACGTATGGAATGAAGATCGTGTTAAATGGGTTGAGCTGCAACATCTCATTTCAGTGGGTGCTCAAGGAAGCAAAGTTATAGTCACAACACGTAGCCAGTCCATCGCTTCCATGATGGGTACCGTTGCCAACCCTTATCATTTAAAAGGTCTTTCTCCCAAGGATTCATTGCGTTTGTTTGTTAGATGGGCTTttaaagaaggagaagagggaaaGTATCCGGATTTGATAGAGATTGGAAGAGAAATCTTAAAAAAGTGCAAAGGAGTTCCTTTAGCGGTAAGAACATTGGGAAGTTCACTATTTTCCAAACACGATATACAAGAGTGGGAATCACTGAGAGATAAGGAGATTTGGAATTTGCCGCAAAAAGAGGATGATATCTTACCCGCCTTAAAGTTAAGCTATGATGAAATGCCATCCCATTTGAGGCAATGTTTTGCTTTGCTCTCCCTTTACCCAAAGAATCATCACTTTAATTCTTTTGGCGTTGCTTCACTTTGGGGAGCAGCAGGTTTGCTTCCATTGCAAAGCAAAGATAAAACAATGGTAGACGTTGCACACCAATATTTGAGAGACTTCATGGCAAGATCTTTTCTTCATGACGTTTCTGATTGTGGcaccttttatttttttggaatacATGATTTAGTGCATGATCTTGCAGTATATGTTGCAAAAGATGTGTGTCAATTGGTTAATTCAAACACTCAGGACATATCAGAAAATGTCCTGCATTTGTCTTTTGTTGAGAATGGTTTGCCTTACAGTTCCATCAAGACAAGCTTACAAGGTGTGAGAAGCATTCTGTTTCCAGTTAACAATCAGGGAGCCAGTGAAGCTTTCTTGGATGCATGGGTGTTAAACTGCAAATACCTGCGATATTTGGATTTAAGTGATTCTACATGTGAGACTTTGCCTGAGTCAATTG GTTGCTACGAGCTGGAGGTACTGCCTGAATGGCTGTCAAATCTGAGTTCTTTGAAATTTCTTTTTATGGCCGGTTGTCCAAAATTGAAGTCTCTTCCCAGTGATATCCACCGTCTAACAAGTCTCCAAGTTTTGCGAATCATAAATTGCACCAAGTTATATGGAAAATACGAGCCGCAAGTTGGAGAGTGCTGGCCCATGATATCTCACATCAAGCATACTGACATTAGGAAGTAA
- the LOC112696034 gene encoding putative disease resistance protein RGA1 isoform X1 — translation MAESFIFSIAESLTVKLASRAYEEASRVVGVYDDLQELKNSLSYVKAVLLDAEQKQEQSHELQEWLKQIKLIFYDAENVLDQVDCQTLRKQVIRDYGTPKDKVGRFFSSSNPLVFRYKLAHQIKEIKKRLDKVAADRDKFGLQVIDVDRRVVHKREMTYSHVVESDVIGRAHDKKKIIKLLMEPILDNNAGYKHISVIPIVGFGGLGKTTLAKLVFNDKRVTKSFPLKRWVSVSDDFNIKSLILKIINPLSDFASSTGQQNLRDLEIEQLQHRLRNVLEGQKFLLVLDDVWNEDRVKWVELQHLISVGAQGSKVIVTTRSQSIASMMGTVANPYHLKGLSPKDSLRLFVRWAFKEGEEGKYPDLIEIGREILKKCKGVPLAVRTLGSSLFSKHDIQEWESLRDKEIWNLPQKEDDILPALKLSYDEMPSHLRQCFALLSLYPKNHHFNSFGVASLWGAAGLLPLQSKDKTMVDVAHQYLRDFMARSFLHDVSDCGTFYFFGIHDLVHDLAVYVAKDVCQLVNSNTQDISENVLHLSFVENGLPYSSIKTSLQGVRSILFPVNNQGASEAFLDAWVLNCKYLRYLDLSDSTCETLPESIGKLKHLRYISLCNNKRIKRLPNSICQLQNLQVLDLEGCSNLETVPKKLRKLISLQRLEITTKQSILPESDIAKLNCLEVLCVQNCVNLESLFFETRLPKLRTLEVGGCASLKSLPLDTHHFPQLETLAISGVGNEDWLHRSEDTNAVLRLKTIVLSEMVTLPHSLQQYASTLQTLVIVGCYELEVLPEWLSNLSSLKFLFMAGCPKLKSLPSDIHRLTSLQVLRIINCTKLYGKYEPQVGECWPMISHIKHTDIRK, via the coding sequence ATGGCTGAATCATTCATCTTCAGCATCGCTGAATCACTCACTGTCAAGCTTGCTTCTCGTGCATATGAAGAAGCGTCTCGGGTGGTTGGTGTCTATGATGACCTTCAAGAGTTGAAAAACAGTCTCTCTTATGTCAAAGCTGTGCTGTTGGATGCTGAGCAGAAGCAGGAGCAGAGCCACGAGCTGCAGGAGTGGCTGAAGCAGATCAAACTCATCTTCTATGATGCTGAGAACGTGCTTGATCAAGTTGACTGCCAAACACTGCGCAAGCAAGTCATCAGAGACTATGGCACTCCCAAGGATAAGGTAGGCCGCTTCTTCTCAAGTTCTAATCCGCTTGTGTTTCGTTATAAGCTTGCTCATCAGATCAAAGAGATTAAGAAGAGATTAGACAAAGTTGCAGCTGATAGGGATAAGTTTGGGCTTCAAGTAATTGATGTTGATAGGCGAGTTGTGCATAAGAGGGAGATGACTTACTCCCATGTTGTTGAGTCTGATGTCATAGGACGTGCTCATGATAAAAAAAAGATCATAAAGCTCTTGATGGAACCGATTCTTGACAACAATGCTGGCTATAAACATATCTCTGTGATTCCCATTGTAGGATTTGGAGGTTTGGGAAAGACCACTCTTGCTAAGCTTGTCTTCAATGATAAGAGGGTAACAAAGTCTTTCCCATTGAAAAGGTGGGTGAGTGTTTCTgatgattttaatattaaatcaTTGATTCTCAAAATCATCAATCCTCTCAGTGATTTTGCTTCTTCTACTGGGCAACAAAACTTAAGAGACTTAGAGATTGAGCAATTGCAACATCGTCTAAGAAACGTGCTTGAGGGTCAAAAGTTCCTGCTGGTCTTGGATGACGTATGGAATGAAGATCGTGTTAAATGGGTTGAGCTGCAACATCTCATTTCAGTGGGTGCTCAAGGAAGCAAAGTTATAGTCACAACACGTAGCCAGTCCATCGCTTCCATGATGGGTACCGTTGCCAACCCTTATCATTTAAAAGGTCTTTCTCCCAAGGATTCATTGCGTTTGTTTGTTAGATGGGCTTttaaagaaggagaagagggaaaGTATCCGGATTTGATAGAGATTGGAAGAGAAATCTTAAAAAAGTGCAAAGGAGTTCCTTTAGCGGTAAGAACATTGGGAAGTTCACTATTTTCCAAACACGATATACAAGAGTGGGAATCACTGAGAGATAAGGAGATTTGGAATTTGCCGCAAAAAGAGGATGATATCTTACCCGCCTTAAAGTTAAGCTATGATGAAATGCCATCCCATTTGAGGCAATGTTTTGCTTTGCTCTCCCTTTACCCAAAGAATCATCACTTTAATTCTTTTGGCGTTGCTTCACTTTGGGGAGCAGCAGGTTTGCTTCCATTGCAAAGCAAAGATAAAACAATGGTAGACGTTGCACACCAATATTTGAGAGACTTCATGGCAAGATCTTTTCTTCATGACGTTTCTGATTGTGGcaccttttatttttttggaatacATGATTTAGTGCATGATCTTGCAGTATATGTTGCAAAAGATGTGTGTCAATTGGTTAATTCAAACACTCAGGACATATCAGAAAATGTCCTGCATTTGTCTTTTGTTGAGAATGGTTTGCCTTACAGTTCCATCAAGACAAGCTTACAAGGTGTGAGAAGCATTCTGTTTCCAGTTAACAATCAGGGAGCCAGTGAAGCTTTCTTGGATGCATGGGTGTTAAACTGCAAATACCTGCGATATTTGGATTTAAGTGATTCTACATGTGAGACTTTGCCTGAGTCAATTGGTAAGTTGAAACATTTAAGATATATTTCTCTTTgcaataataaaagaataaagagGCTCCCTAATTCTATTTGCCAGCTCCAAAATTTGCAAGTCTTGGATCTTGAAGGGTGTTCAAATCTTGAAACTGTACCGAAAAAGTTAAGAAAGTTGATCAGCCTGCAAAGATTGGAGATAACCACAAAGCAATCTATTTTGCCAGAGAGTGACATTGCAAAGTTGAATTGTCTTGAAGTTTTGTGTGTCCAAAATTGTGTTAATTTGGAGTCCTTGTTTTTTGAGACAAGATTGCCTAAACTTCGGACTTTGGAAGTTGGTGGCTGTGCGAGTCTAAAGTCTTTGCCACTTGATACTCACCATTTTCCTCAGTTAGAAACTTTGGCAATCAGCGGTGTTGGCAATGAAGATTGGCTTCATAGATCAGAGGATACTAATGCTGTCTTGAGGTTAAAAACCATTGTTCTTTCAGAAATGGTAACATTGCCTCATTCTCTCCAACAATATGCAAGCACATTACAAACTTTGGTGATTGTAGGTTGCTACGAGCTGGAGGTACTGCCTGAATGGCTGTCAAATCTGAGTTCTTTGAAATTTCTTTTTATGGCCGGTTGTCCAAAATTGAAGTCTCTTCCCAGTGATATCCACCGTCTAACAAGTCTCCAAGTTTTGCGAATCATAAATTGCACCAAGTTATATGGAAAATACGAGCCGCAAGTTGGAGAGTGCTGGCCCATGATATCTCACATCAAGCATACTGACATTAGGAAGTAA